Proteins from a single region of Flavobacterium sp. YJ01:
- a CDS encoding DUF1810 domain-containing protein, whose product MTYAKNDLTRFLDAQNKLYLTAFSEIKKGKKETHWMWFIFPQIKGLGKSNLSDYYGVADLKEATAFLNHPILSKHLIEISKLMLTLNKKSAEGILGELGARKLHSSMSLFVQVENAHPVFQQVLDTFFFGHLDQMTLNFTQKTTVNLPIAVLS is encoded by the coding sequence ATGACTTACGCAAAGAATGATTTGACCCGATTTTTAGATGCACAAAATAAATTGTATTTAACTGCTTTTTCTGAAATTAAAAAAGGTAAAAAAGAAACGCATTGGATGTGGTTTATATTTCCGCAAATCAAAGGTTTAGGAAAAAGTAATCTTTCTGATTATTATGGTGTTGCAGATTTAAAAGAAGCTACAGCGTTTTTAAATCATCCGATTTTATCGAAACATTTAATTGAGATTTCTAAGCTGATGCTGACTTTAAATAAAAAATCTGCTGAAGGAATTTTGGGCGAATTAGGCGCTAGAAAACTGCATTCTTCTATGAGTCTATTTGTTCAGGTCGAAAATGCGCATCCGGTTTTTCAACAAGTTTTAGATACTTTTTTCTTCGGACATTTGGATCAGATGACTTTAAACTTTACTCAAAAAACTACTGTAAATCTGCCAATTGCAGTACTTTCTTAA
- a CDS encoding biotin/lipoyl-binding protein, with the protein MLNISKDNNVLITEGKYKSITSVARRPHYRILNKVIIGFLIFCVCCLFLPWTQNISGSGSVTTLKPDQRPQTVHNAIAGRIEKWFVKEGDYVKKGDTILFISEIKEDYLDPNLVGNTKQQVDAKKMAVESYGDKVNSLDVQAQSLNTERQLKLEQASNKIKQARLKIKSDSMDLVAVRTQLRIAKTQFDRSTALNKEGLKPMTDVEQKRLKLQESEAYIITQENKLLSSRNELINAKVEINRITAEYAEKISKSRSDKFTALSTQYDTEAQVNKLENQYTNYRLRNGLYYITAPQSGYVNRALLAGIGETIKEGTSVVSIMPSKYDIAVETYVDPIDLPLVHRGAKVRVWFDGWPRIVFSGWPGLSYGTYGGKIVAVENFISPNGKYRILVSPDGEDRHWPKELSIGAGAQSIALLETVSVWYEIWRNLNGFPPNYYNSGEKEAKGKEKK; encoded by the coding sequence ATGCTCAATATATCTAAAGATAACAACGTACTTATAACTGAGGGCAAATACAAATCGATTACGAGTGTTGCCCGAAGACCGCATTATAGAATTTTAAACAAAGTCATAATCGGATTCTTGATATTCTGTGTATGCTGCCTTTTCTTGCCATGGACACAAAATATATCAGGAAGTGGTTCTGTAACGACTTTAAAACCAGATCAAAGACCTCAAACTGTTCATAATGCTATTGCAGGACGAATTGAAAAATGGTTTGTAAAAGAAGGAGATTATGTAAAAAAAGGAGATACCATTCTTTTTATTTCAGAGATTAAAGAAGATTATTTAGATCCAAATTTGGTTGGAAATACCAAACAGCAAGTAGATGCCAAAAAAATGGCGGTTGAATCGTACGGTGATAAAGTAAATTCTCTAGACGTTCAGGCGCAATCTTTGAATACAGAAAGACAGTTGAAACTGGAACAAGCAAGCAACAAAATCAAACAAGCAAGACTGAAAATAAAAAGTGACAGTATGGATTTGGTTGCCGTTAGAACACAGCTTCGAATTGCAAAAACACAATTTGATCGTTCTACAGCTTTAAACAAAGAAGGTTTAAAACCAATGACAGATGTCGAGCAAAAAAGATTAAAATTGCAAGAATCTGAAGCTTATATTATTACTCAGGAAAATAAATTATTAAGCAGCCGAAACGAATTGATTAACGCAAAAGTAGAGATCAACAGAATTACGGCCGAATATGCTGAAAAAATTTCAAAATCTAGAAGTGATAAATTTACAGCTTTAAGTACGCAATACGATACTGAAGCTCAGGTTAATAAATTGGAAAATCAATATACTAACTATAGATTGAGAAATGGTTTGTATTACATTACAGCGCCTCAAAGCGGTTATGTAAACCGTGCTTTATTGGCGGGTATTGGAGAAACAATCAAAGAAGGAACTTCGGTAGTAAGTATTATGCCTTCTAAATATGATATTGCGGTAGAAACTTACGTAGATCCAATCGATTTACCATTAGTTCATCGTGGCGCGAAAGTTCGTGTTTGGTTCGATGGTTGGCCTAGAATCGTATTTTCTGGATGGCCAGGATTGTCTTATGGAACTTACGGAGGAAAAATTGTAGCGGTAGAAAATTTTATCAGTCCAAACGGAAAATATAGAATTTTGGTTTCTCCAGACGGAGAAGATCGCCACTGGCCAAAAGAATTGAGCATTGGTGCCGGAGCACAAAGTATTGCGTTGCTAGAAACAGTTTCGGTATGGTATGAGATTTGGCGAAACTTAAACGGTTTCCCACCAAACTATTATAATTCAGGAGAAAAGGAAGCAAAAGGAAAGGAGAAAAAGTAA
- a CDS encoding thioredoxin family protein, whose translation MKNNIFLLGFFLLFSTFIKAQIYNPIKWKTSVENISENEYELQAKAIIEPGWHLYSQNVQDGGPIPTRFTFAKSSEFELFGGVKEEKGKIVNDPVFKMQIKFFEKETTFRQRIRLLSSNPFKIKADVEFMVCNDENCLPPGTDKLEFNIVPSAKAKTLIESSVNTETKIEKVDSSRTALQEKKAEIVPSEIVKTPQKVFKKQNPETASRSLWTIFILSFFSGFAALLTPCVFPMIPMTVSFFTKQSKTKSQGIRKAIFYGIAIIAIYIFLGAIVTWVFGADSLNALSTNVWFNLIFFVLLMIFAFSFLGAFEIMLPNAWANKVDSQADKGGIIGILCMALALAIVSFSCTGPIVGTLLVEAASRGGIAPFVGMFGFSLALALPFTLFAAFPGWLNSLPKSGGWLNSVKVFLGFLEMALAFKFLSNADLVLQLHWLERETFLAIWIAIFGTLTFYLFGKIQLPHDSPIQNISVPRLGLGVVVLAFTIYLIPGIWGAPLKMISGFPPPMHYSELPNGLNNSSSKEITQNLPEGAELGPHNIMAFTDYDLGMQYAKKIGKPVMIDFTGHACVNCRKMEDNVWSDEKIQKILKGDLVLISLYVDDKRELNPEEQITSKLTGKKLKYIGQKWSEFQTLTYKTNAQPFYVLVNHEGEALNETSAYNPDIKEYLNWLQKGVSNFEKSS comes from the coding sequence ATGAAAAATAACATATTTTTATTGGGCTTCTTCCTGCTGTTTTCCACTTTCATTAAAGCTCAAATCTACAATCCTATAAAATGGAAAACCAGTGTCGAGAATATTTCTGAAAATGAATACGAATTGCAGGCAAAAGCCATTATAGAACCAGGCTGGCATTTATATAGTCAGAATGTACAGGACGGAGGACCAATTCCGACTCGTTTTACTTTTGCTAAAAGTTCTGAATTTGAGTTGTTTGGAGGAGTAAAAGAAGAAAAAGGCAAAATTGTAAACGATCCTGTTTTTAAGATGCAGATTAAGTTTTTTGAGAAAGAAACCACTTTTAGACAACGTATTAGATTACTATCATCGAACCCTTTCAAAATTAAAGCAGATGTTGAGTTTATGGTTTGTAATGATGAAAACTGCCTTCCGCCTGGAACTGATAAATTGGAGTTTAACATTGTTCCTTCCGCGAAAGCGAAAACTTTAATTGAAAGTTCAGTAAATACAGAAACGAAAATTGAAAAGGTTGATTCTTCTAGAACAGCCTTACAAGAAAAAAAAGCAGAAATTGTTCCGTCAGAAATTGTAAAAACGCCTCAAAAAGTGTTTAAAAAACAAAATCCAGAAACAGCATCAAGAAGTTTATGGACAATTTTTATCTTGTCGTTTTTTTCAGGATTTGCAGCACTATTAACGCCTTGTGTTTTTCCAATGATTCCGATGACGGTGAGTTTTTTTACCAAGCAAAGCAAAACAAAATCGCAAGGAATTAGAAAAGCCATTTTTTACGGAATTGCAATTATTGCCATCTATATCTTTTTGGGTGCCATAGTAACTTGGGTTTTTGGGGCAGATTCTCTAAATGCACTTTCGACAAATGTTTGGTTCAATCTGATCTTTTTTGTTCTTCTAATGATTTTTGCTTTCTCATTTTTGGGCGCATTCGAAATTATGCTGCCAAATGCTTGGGCAAACAAAGTCGATTCGCAAGCAGATAAAGGCGGAATTATCGGAATATTATGTATGGCTTTGGCTTTGGCAATTGTTTCATTTTCTTGCACAGGTCCAATTGTCGGAACTTTATTGGTAGAAGCCGCTTCACGCGGAGGAATCGCCCCTTTTGTCGGAATGTTTGGTTTTTCTCTCGCTTTGGCTTTGCCGTTTACTTTATTTGCTGCTTTTCCGGGTTGGTTGAATTCGTTGCCAAAATCGGGCGGTTGGCTTAATTCAGTTAAAGTATTTTTAGGATTTTTAGAAATGGCTTTGGCTTTTAAATTTCTATCAAATGCAGATTTGGTTTTACAATTGCATTGGCTGGAAAGAGAAACATTTCTTGCCATTTGGATTGCCATTTTCGGAACGCTGACTTTTTATTTATTTGGAAAAATCCAATTGCCGCATGACAGTCCGATTCAAAATATAAGCGTTCCAAGATTAGGACTTGGAGTTGTGGTTTTGGCTTTTACCATTTATCTGATTCCGGGAATTTGGGGCGCGCCATTGAAAATGATTAGTGGTTTTCCGCCGCCAATGCATTACAGCGAACTTCCAAATGGTTTAAATAATTCCTCTTCTAAAGAAATAACGCAAAATTTGCCAGAAGGCGCAGAACTTGGTCCGCACAATATTATGGCTTTTACCGATTATGATTTAGGAATGCAGTACGCCAAAAAAATCGGAAAACCTGTTATGATTGATTTTACGGGTCATGCCTGCGTAAATTGCCGAAAAATGGAAGACAATGTTTGGTCTGACGAAAAGATTCAGAAAATCTTAAAAGGCGATTTGGTTTTAATTTCACTTTATGTGGATGACAAAAGAGAATTAAACCCAGAGGAACAAATTACTTCAAAACTTACAGGAAAAAAACTAAAATATATTGGACAAAAATGGAGCGAATTTCAAACACTTACTTATAAAACCAATGCGCAGCCATTTTATGTTTTAGTTAATCATGAAGGAGAAGCTTTGAATGAAACGTCGGCTTATAATCCTGATATTAAAGAGTATTTAAACTGGCTTCAAAAAGGAGTTTCCAATTTTGAAAAAAGTTCGTAA
- a CDS encoding ATP-binding cassette domain-containing protein, with protein MTPFKRFYNLLQLDKRDVYQIIFYAAFAGLVNLSLPLGIQAIINFIQSGQLSVSWIVLVILVTIGVGFGGILTILQLRIVENLQQRIFVRSSFEFAYRMPLIKFKEMYSEYAPEKANRFFDTLMVQKGTAKLLLDFCTAFLQVGLGIILLVLYHSFFMVIGLLFIVILWVIFKFSYKDGLETSLNESKFKYKVAAWLQEIARNRESFRRKGAFEYALERNDGYVSNYVNYREKHFQVMKKQYIQLTIFKVIVTAALLSIGGFLVIHHQMNIGQFVAAEIVIVLLINSVEKIIFGLESFYDVLTSVEKIGQVTDMEISCIPETSDKTEKGINIETESINYNYPEHNKKSLKNINLKISQGEKIILTGTNGAGKSTLLRLLSGVLEPESGAMYVTDNFMNRLSEDTYRAQAGTYLQGDTLFAGTIRENIVFGNEELNSDDLKWALDNVGLTPYIKTFENGLENQIHPGGRELSASDVQKILLARSIVSKPNILFLEDPVDKMDELTSNKIVDFLLSEENDWTVIVTSKSDIWKSKCSRMITIDDGKIINDIKL; from the coding sequence ATGACACCATTTAAACGTTTTTATAACTTATTGCAGCTTGATAAGCGCGATGTATATCAAATTATCTTCTATGCTGCATTTGCAGGTTTAGTAAATCTTTCCCTGCCTTTAGGAATCCAGGCCATTATTAATTTCATTCAAAGCGGACAGCTAAGCGTTTCTTGGATTGTTCTTGTAATTTTAGTTACAATTGGAGTTGGTTTTGGCGGAATTTTAACCATTTTACAGCTCCGAATTGTAGAAAATCTGCAACAGCGAATTTTTGTTCGTTCTTCTTTTGAATTTGCATACAGAATGCCCTTAATTAAATTTAAGGAAATGTATTCAGAATATGCTCCAGAAAAAGCCAATCGATTCTTCGATACTTTAATGGTGCAAAAAGGAACAGCAAAATTGCTTTTAGATTTCTGTACCGCATTTCTTCAAGTCGGTTTGGGTATTATTTTATTAGTCTTATACCACTCTTTCTTCATGGTTATCGGACTTCTTTTCATTGTTATTTTATGGGTAATTTTTAAATTCTCATACAAAGACGGTTTAGAAACCAGTCTTAACGAATCAAAATTTAAATATAAAGTTGCAGCGTGGCTTCAAGAAATTGCCAGAAATAGAGAAAGTTTTCGCAGAAAAGGAGCTTTTGAATATGCTTTGGAAAGAAATGACGGCTATGTGAGCAACTACGTAAATTACCGCGAAAAGCACTTTCAGGTAATGAAAAAACAATATATTCAGCTTACTATTTTTAAAGTAATTGTTACTGCTGCCTTATTATCGATCGGTGGTTTTCTGGTAATTCACCACCAAATGAACATAGGGCAGTTCGTAGCAGCTGAAATTGTAATTGTATTGCTTATAAATTCTGTTGAAAAAATCATTTTCGGATTGGAATCTTTCTACGACGTTTTAACTTCTGTCGAAAAAATTGGTCAAGTAACCGATATGGAAATTTCATGTATTCCCGAAACTTCAGACAAAACAGAAAAAGGAATTAATATTGAGACAGAAAGTATCAATTATAATTATCCAGAACACAACAAAAAATCGCTTAAGAATATTAATTTGAAAATCTCTCAAGGAGAAAAAATCATTCTTACGGGAACAAACGGTGCAGGAAAAAGTACTTTATTGCGCTTACTTTCAGGAGTTTTAGAACCAGAAAGTGGTGCGATGTATGTGACAGATAATTTTATGAACCGTCTTAGCGAAGATACTTACCGAGCGCAAGCAGGAACCTATTTGCAAGGCGATACCTTATTTGCAGGAACAATCAGAGAAAATATTGTTTTTGGAAATGAAGAACTAAACAGCGATGATTTAAAATGGGCTTTAGATAATGTAGGTCTTACACCTTACATCAAAACTTTCGAGAATGGATTGGAAAATCAAATTCATCCGGGAGGACGTGAACTTTCTGCTTCTGATGTTCAAAAGATTCTTTTGGCAAGAAGTATTGTGAGCAAACCAAATATTTTATTCTTAGAAGATCCAGTTGATAAAATGGACGAATTGACTTCGAATAAAATTGTTGATTTTTTACTTTCCGAAGAAAATGATTGGACTGTAATTGTAACTTCTAAAAGTGATATTTGGAAAAGCAAATGTAGCCGTATGATTACAATTGACGACGGAAAAATTATTAACGACATAAAGCTTTAA